The DNA region CACCGGCGTGGTGAAGACAAAACACGCCAAGGCGAAAGCGATGACGCCGGCACCGGTCGGCAACCAAGCGGCGCCTGCGGCGCAGGATTGAGGCGCGAGCGCTTTAGACGCGAGCACTTGGAGATATTCGGTCGCGAATTCTCCTCGCAACCCGCCATTGGCTGAGACTGTCAGCCCCAGCACCCCGCTCCTCGGAGCGGGGTGATCCGACCAAGGGCCGTCTACTATGCGGATAGTTGTTGTCGGGACTTGTGGTGCTGGCAAAACCACGCTGGCGCGCCGCATCGCGGAGCAATTGAAGCTGCCGCATATCGAGCTCGATGCGATCAACTGGCAATCGGGCTGGCGCGACCTGACCCGTCATGATCGGGAAGAGTTCGTCCGCCGCGTGACAGAGGCGATCCAGGCCGAAGCCTGGGTGGTCGACGGTAACTATGGTCCGGTGCGCGACAAGGTCTGGCAGCGTGCGACTCATCTGGTGTGGCTCGACTACCAGCGCTGGGTGATCATGGCACGAGTGATCCGACGTTCGTTCTTCCGGGCCGCCCTGCGCACCGAGCTGTGGGCCGGCAATCGCGAGCAATGGCGACAAATGCTGCGGCCGGGCCACCCCATTTGGTGGGCATGGAGGAGCTGGGGCCGGCGTCGCCGGGAGACCGCCACACGATTGGAGCAGGAGTGCTATGCAGGGCTCGTGGTGATGCGACTGCGCCGGCGGGGGGAGGCTCGGCGGGCGGTCGAATTCTTGGCAGCGGCCGCTCGCGTCGACGACGCAACGGCAATGCAGCTTGCCGAGGAGCGGCTTGGTCGCGCTCCAAGGTTCTCGTAGGGGATGATGGCTGAGCGTGCTCGAAACATCACCGATATCTTCGGGTCCGTACACGGGGAACGGTGGTAGCGGGCCTCCGCTACCAATCTTTTCAATAACTTGGGGAACTGCGGCCAAATGGTTGACGCCGATTACGCGGCGTTGAGCAACTGACGAAGAGCGCGTCGCGATTGGTGAAGCTATTGGACCGCAGAAGAGCCGATAACAGTCAATATTCGCGCGAGAAGGTTGAAGCTTTTCCTCCATGCCGCCGTCATGCTGCTAAATTGACGTCTCGCGAGGCGATCAGTTCGGCTCTAACAAGGCCGCCGTTTTGCTCCAGTCGAGAAGCTCCTCCTCCGTCCGCTGGCAACGAATCTCGGCTCCCTTCGACAGGCGACGTATCGGTGGCAGCTCGGTGTCGCATCGGCCGGGAATTCGCAGCGCGCAACGGTCGAAGAAGCTGCACATATCCCGCCGAGAAAAGCTGGGTGTGCCCGCCGATGCTTCCTGCAAATGCGTTTCGCTGATGCCGTCGAGCCAACCGGTGCGAAGCTCCGGGACCGAGGAAATTAAGAGGTCGGAATAGGGATGGAAAGGGCGCTCTCGCAGCGCGCTACGACTACCGAATTCCATCATCTGCCCGGCATAGAGGATCATGATCTCATCGCAGATCGCACGCACAATCGATAGATCGTGGCTGATGAACATGTAGGCGATGCCCAATTCCTTGCGCAGCTCGGTCAGCAGATCGAGGATTGCGGCGCCGACAACGGTGTCGAGCGCCGAGGTGACCTCGTCGCACAAAATGAGCGCCGGCTCCGCCGCGAGAGCGCGGGCAAGATTGACGCGCTGCTTTTGGCCACCCGACAGGTCGTCGGGCGAACGGTCGGCGACATTCGCCGGCAGCTGCACCATGTCGAGGAGGGCCGCGACGCGGCGACGGCGCTCGCCGCCGCGCAGCCCGTGATAGAATTCGAGCGGCCGCCCCAGGATGCGCGCCACGCTGCGCGACGGGTTGAGGGCCGTATCCGCCATCTGGAAGACGATCTGCACCCTGCGGAGCTGGTCGCGCGTGCGGTCGCCGAGGGCGCGGGGCAAGGGGGCGCCGTTCAGCATCACCTCACCCTTTGCGGTCGGCAGCAATCCGGCGATGACCCGGGCGAGCGTCGACTTGCCACAACCCGATTCCCCAATGACTCCGAGCGTCGATCCGGGTCGGATGGAGAAGGTGATGTCACGCAGCACCGGCACGAGAGGAGTGCCGTCCTTGCCGGCGGGCCCATAGCCCGCGACCACGTTGCGCACCTCGAGGACAGCCGTAGCGGTCCCGGTCTTGCGCGTCTCGATCGGCTCGCCGACGCGCAGCGCCGGCTCGGCCGCCGCCAAGAGGCTCCGTGTGTAGTCGTGCGACGGCGCGGTGATCAACTGCTTCGTCTCACCAACCTCACGGACCTCGCCGTTGCGCAGGACGATGATGCGGTCGGCCATCTGAGCAACCACGGGGAGATCGTGCGAGACGTAGAGTGCCGTCGTGCCACGCTCGCGCACCACCGCCTTGAAGGCGCGCAGCACTTCGATCTGGGTCGTCACGTCGAGCGCCGTCGTCGGCTCGTCGAAGATGAGCAGGCGTGGATCGGTGAGCAGTGCCATCGCTGCCAGCAGGCGCTGCAACTGCCCGCCCGAGACCTGGTGCGGATAGCGTGTGCCGACCCGCTCGGGATCGGGCAGGGCAAGGGCACGGAACAGGTCCTTGGCCTTGGCTTCGGCGGCTGCCACGGACATGGTGCCATGGATGCGGGCGCTCTCGACGACTTGGGTCATCAGCGGCTTGGCCGGATTGAAGGCGGCAGCTGCGCTCTGCGGGATATAGGCGACCTCGCGTCCATGCAGATCGGCGAGTTCGGGCCGGGACAGGCGCAGGACATCCGCCGTGTCGCCGAGGCGCACCTTGCCCCCGACGATTCGGCAGCCCGCGCGCGCATAGCCCATAAGCGAGAGCGCGATGGTCGTCTTACCGGAGCCGGACTCACCGATCAGCGCCACCACCTCTCCCGGAGCGACGGTGAAGCTCACATCCTTGACGATCAGCGCCTCATCGCCGTGCTCGTCCCGTGCCGCGACCCGCAAGCCCTGCACCTCGACGAGCGGGCGCATTTCAGCGGCTCTCCAGCGCCAGCCTGCGGCCGGGCAGGTTGTCGACGATGAGATTGACGCCGATCGTCAAGGTCGCGATGGCGGCGGCCGGCATCACGACCGCAGGGGCGCCTTGGCTGAGGCCGGTGATGTTCTCGCGCACCAGCGAGCCCCAATCGGCATAAGGCGGTTGGATGCCGAGCCCGAGAAAGCTGAGCGCGCTCAGGAGCAGGACGGCGAAGACGAAGCGCAGGCCGAAATCGGTGAGCACGGGTCCTATGATGTTTGGCAGGATCTCCTCACGGATCAGATAGGCCTTGCCCTCGCCACGCGCCCTCGCCACGACGACATAGTCCATGGCATTCACATTGACCGCGAGCGAACGCCAGATGCGAAAGGCACCGGGCGTATAGATGATTGCCGTCGTCCCGACCAGCACCGGCACCGACGAACCGAGAGCCGCAATGGCGACCAAGCCGAACATCAGGCTCGGAATCGAGATCAGCGCGTCGAAGGAGCGGCTGAGCAGCGCATCGATCCAGCGACCGGAGACGGCAGCCAGCATGCCGAGCGCGCCGCCCGCGAAGATGGCGATGGCCGTCGCCGCGACCGCGACGCCGATCGTGTAGCGCGCCCCGAAGATGATGCGGCTCAGGACGTCGCGGCCGAGATAATCCGTCCCCAGCGGAAAGGCGCGGCTGATCTCGCCGTAGAGGTCCGTGTCCACGACCTCGCCGACATCGTGCGGCGAGACCAGCGGGCCGAAGAATGCGATGAGGAGCCAGAAGCCCACGATCAACGCCCCGATGACGGCACCCGCTTTGACGCGGGGAGGCCGTCTCGCGCCGACGAAGGCGGTCGGAGCCGCGGCCAGGGCGGGTTCGCTGCTCATCTGAAGCGCAGCTTCGGGTTGGAGACGATGCCGGCGATGTCGGCGATCGTCACGAGGATGAGATAGCCCGCGCAGAACATCATCGCGACGGCCTGGACGAGCGGCATGTCACGCGTCGCGACGCCGTCCACTAGCAGATGGGCGAGGCCGGGATAGTTGAAGATCGTCTCGACGATGATCACGCCTCCGAGCAGGTGCGACAGGCTCAAGGCCACCGAATTGGCGATCGGGCCGATCGCGTTCGGCAGGGCATGCACAAGCACAACCCGTGCCGGTCCGGCGCCTTTGAGCAAGGCCATCTCGACATAGGGCTGGCGGAGCGCATCGAGCACCGCAGAGCGGCTCATCCGCACCATCTGGGCGATGATGACGCAACTCAGGCTGAGCACTGGCAGCGTGAAGACGCGAAAGAAGCGCCCGACCGAGTCGATCGATGGTGAGGTGGACAGCGCCGGCAGCCAGTGGAGATGCACGGCGAAGACGACGACCGCGAGCGTCGCGATGAAGAATTCGGGGACGGCGACGGCGGAGAGCGTCACGAGGCTGATCAGCCGGTCATAGGCGCTGTTGCGCCAGATCGCCGAGGTGATGCCGAGCGTCAGCGCCACCGGCACGCAGAACACGGCCGTCACGGCCGCGAGCAGCAGCGAGTTGGACAGCCGGCTGCCGATCAACGTCGCCACCGGGAGGTTGTTGACCAGGGAGCGGCCCGGATCGCCTGTCAGCAGGCCGTGAAGCCAGATGAAATAGCGCAGATAAGCCGGCTGATCGAGGTGAAGGGCGGCACGCAGGCCCGCCACCGCCTCGGGCGTGGCACTCTGGCCGAGCACCACCTCTGCGACATCGCCGGGCAGGATCTCGGTCGCGAGGAATACGGCGACAGAGACGAAGGCGAGGGTCACCAGGGCGATGACCAGTCTTTGCGCGATCAGCTTCGGGACGAACCAGCTCATCGTGGCAACTCCCGGCGGATTCCTTCGAGGAAGGGCGGGCGACAGAGAACCCGCCGCGGAGCGCCGGTCAGGCGTCCAGCCATACGCTCTCCGCGAAGTTGTAGCCCATCAGGCCACCAGTCGGGATCGGCCGCAAGCCCTTCAGTTTGGACGAGTGGCCGTCGAGGATACTGGCGAAGACCGGAATGCCGATCCCCGATCCCTCGTGCACGAGCGTCTGCATGTCGCCATACATCTGCTTGCGCTTGGCATCGTCCGTTTCGGAGCGGGCCGCGACGAGGAGCTGGTCGAACTTCTCGTTCTTCCATGCGCTCTCGTTCCAGGCGGCGTCCGACTTGAAGAACAAGGTGAAGAG from Rhizobiales bacterium GAS188 includes:
- a CDS encoding peptide/nickel transport system ATP-binding protein → MRPLVEVQGLRVAARDEHGDEALIVKDVSFTVAPGEVVALIGESGSGKTTIALSLMGYARAGCRIVGGKVRLGDTADVLRLSRPELADLHGREVAYIPQSAAAAFNPAKPLMTQVVESARIHGTMSVAAAEAKAKDLFRALALPDPERVGTRYPHQVSGGQLQRLLAAMALLTDPRLLIFDEPTTALDVTTQIEVLRAFKAVVRERGTTALYVSHDLPVVAQMADRIIVLRNGEVREVGETKQLITAPSHDYTRSLLAAAEPALRVGEPIETRKTGTATAVLEVRNVVAGYGPAGKDGTPLVPVLRDITFSIRPGSTLGVIGESGCGKSTLARVIAGLLPTAKGEVMLNGAPLPRALGDRTRDQLRRVQIVFQMADTALNPSRSVARILGRPLEFYHGLRGGERRRRVAALLDMVQLPANVADRSPDDLSGGQKQRVNLARALAAEPALILCDEVTSALDTVVGAAILDLLTELRKELGIAYMFISHDLSIVRAICDEIMILYAGQMMEFGSRSALRERPFHPYSDLLISSVPELRTGWLDGISETHLQEASAGTPSFSRRDMCSFFDRCALRIPGRCDTELPPIRRLSKGAEIRCQRTEEELLDWSKTAALLEPN
- a CDS encoding Adenylate kinase, whose product is MRIVVVGTCGAGKTTLARRIAEQLKLPHIELDAINWQSGWRDLTRHDREEFVRRVTEAIQAEAWVVDGNYGPVRDKVWQRATHLVWLDYQRWVIMARVIRRSFFRAALRTELWAGNREQWRQMLRPGHPIWWAWRSWGRRRRETATRLEQECYAGLVVMRLRRRGEARRAVEFLAAAARVDDATAMQLAEERLGRAPRFS
- a CDS encoding peptide/nickel transport system permease protein, producing MSWFVPKLIAQRLVIALVTLAFVSVAVFLATEILPGDVAEVVLGQSATPEAVAGLRAALHLDQPAYLRYFIWLHGLLTGDPGRSLVNNLPVATLIGSRLSNSLLLAAVTAVFCVPVALTLGITSAIWRNSAYDRLISLVTLSAVAVPEFFIATLAVVVFAVHLHWLPALSTSPSIDSVGRFFRVFTLPVLSLSCVIIAQMVRMSRSAVLDALRQPYVEMALLKGAGPARVVLVHALPNAIGPIANSVALSLSHLLGGVIIVETIFNYPGLAHLLVDGVATRDMPLVQAVAMMFCAGYLILVTIADIAGIVSNPKLRFR
- a CDS encoding peptide/nickel transport system permease protein, giving the protein MSSEPALAAAPTAFVGARRPPRVKAGAVIGALIVGFWLLIAFFGPLVSPHDVGEVVDTDLYGEISRAFPLGTDYLGRDVLSRIIFGARYTIGVAVAATAIAIFAGGALGMLAAVSGRWIDALLSRSFDALISIPSLMFGLVAIAALGSSVPVLVGTTAIIYTPGAFRIWRSLAVNVNAMDYVVVARARGEGKAYLIREEILPNIIGPVLTDFGLRFVFAVLLLSALSFLGLGIQPPYADWGSLVRENITGLSQGAPAVVMPAAAIATLTIGVNLIVDNLPGRRLALESR